One region of Brassica napus cultivar Da-Ae chromosome A10, Da-Ae, whole genome shotgun sequence genomic DNA includes:
- the LOC106350870 gene encoding aminoacylase-1, which produces MATPFIRTLFLFSTIFFLQSHGEEEDTPITRFQQYLRFKTAHPNPNYTAPISFLVDQAQSIGLTTRTIEYVSGKPVLLVTWLGSNPKLPSILFNSHLDSVPAEADKWIHPPFSAHRTVDGLIYARGAQDDKCIGVQYLESISNLKSRGFSPLRTVHISYVPEEEIGGFDGMAKFAASSDFTELNVGFAMDEGQASPGDEFRVFFADRTPWELVIRAEGIPGHGAKLYDNGAMENLMKSVELISKFRETQFDFVKAGKAANSEVISVNPVYFKAGTPSNTGFVMNMQPSEAEAGYDLRLPPMADPDVMKKRIAEEWAPSIRNMTYTIKEKGKLRDHFGRPIMTATNGSNPWWSVFKQAVEATGGKLAKPEILASTTDARYIRTLGIPLVGFSPMINTPILLHDHNEFLKDTVFLKGIEVYESVISALSSFEGVSDQAI; this is translated from the exons ATGGCGACTCCATTTATCCGgactctcttcctcttctccacTATCTTCTTCCTCCAATCCCACGGGGAAGAAGAAGACACTCCCATCACTCGATTCCAGCAATACCTTCGATTCAAAACTGCTCATCCAAACCCAAACTACACCGCACCCATCTCTTTTCTCGTTGACCAAGCCCAATCAATCGGTCTAACTACCCGAACCATCGAATACGTATCAGGAAAGCCCGTTCTTCTCGTAACATGGCTCGGTTCAAACCCTAAGCTTCCGTCGATTCTCTTCAACTCCCATCTCGATTCGGTCCCCGCGGAAGCTGACAAATGGATTCATCCTCCCTTCTCAGCTCACCGAACCGTCGACGGTCTTATATACGCTCGCGGCGCGCAGGATGATAAGTGTATCGGAGTTCAGTATCTTGAATCAATCAGTAACTTAAAATCAAGAGGCTTCTCTCCTCTCCGCACTGTTCACATCTCTTACGTGCCTGAGGAAGAGATCGGAGGATTCGACGGGATGGCAAAGTTCGCGGCCTCGTCGGATTTCACGGAGCTGAATGTTGGCTTCGCTATGGATGAAGGGCAAGCGAGTCCTGGAGATGAGTTTAGGGTTTTCTTCGCTGATCGGACTCCATGGGAGCTGGTGATCCGAGCTGAAGGCATCCCAGGGCATGGCGCTAAGCTTTATGACAATGGAGCTATGGAGAATTTGATGAAGAGTGTTGAGTTAATCTCCAAGTTCAGGGAGACGCAGTTCGATTTCGTCAAAGCTGGGAAAGCTGCAAATTCGGAAGTTATCTCTGTGAATCCAGTTTATTTCAAAGCAGGAACTCCTTCCAACACT gGATTTGTGATGAATATGCAGCCTTCAGAGGCAGAAGCTGGGTATGATCTAAGGTTGCCTCCAATGGCTGATCCTGAtgttatgaagaaaagaattgcTGAGGAATGGGCTCCTTCTATTAGGAACATGACCTACACG ATAAAAGAGAAAGGGAAACTAAGAGACCATTTTGGACGACCGATAATGACTGCAACTAATGGTTCGAATCCTTGGTGGTCTGTCTTCAAGCAAGCTGTTGAAGCAACCGGAGGAAAACTCGCAAAGCCTGAAATATTGGCTTCAACCACAGATGCACGCTATATTCGCACTTTGGGAATTCCACTTGTCGGTTTCTCACCAATGATCAATACTCCTATCTTATTGCATGACCATAACGAG TTTCTTAAAGATACCGTGTTCTTGAAAGGAATAGAAGTATATGAATCGGTTATCAGCGCTTTAAGTTCCTTTGAGGGAGTATCTGATCAAGCGATCTGA
- the LOC125578932 gene encoding aminoacylase-1-like codes for MATPFIRTLFLFSTIFFLQSHGEEEDTPITRFQQYLRFKTAHPNPNYTAPISFLVDQAQSMGLTTRTIEYVSGKPVLLVTWLGSNPKLPSILFNSHLDSVPAEADKWIHPPFSAHRTVDGLIYARGAQDDKCIGVQYLESIRKLKSRGFSPIRTVHISYVPEEEIGGFDGMAKFAASSDFTELNVGFAMDEGQASPGDEFRVFFADRTPWELVIRAEGIPGHGAKLYDNGAMENLMKSVELISKFRETQFDFVKAGEAANSEVISVNPVYFKAGTPSNTGFVMNMQPSEAEAGYDLRLPPLADPDVMKKRIAEEWAPSIRNMTYTIKEKGKLRDHFGRPIMTATNGSNPWWSVFKQAVEATGGKLAKPEILASTTDARYIRTLGIPLVGFSPMINTPILLHDHNEFLKDTVFLKGIEVYESVISALSSFEGVSDQAI; via the exons ATGGCGACTCCATTTATCCGgactctcttcctcttctccacTATCTTCTTCCTCCAATCCCACGGGGAAGAAGAAGACACTCCCATCACTCGATTCCAGCAATACCTTCGATTCAAAACTGCTCATCCAAACCCAAACTACACCGCACCCATCTCTTTTCTCGTTGACCAAGCCCAATCAATGGGTCTAACTACCCGAACCATCGAATACGTATCAGGGAAGCCAGTTCTTCTCGTAACATGGCTCGGTTCAAACCCTAAGCTTCCGTCGATTCTCTTCAACTCCCATCTCGATTCCGTTCCCGCGGAAGCTGACAAATGGATTCATCCTCCCTTCTCAGCTCACCGAACCGTCGACGGTCTTATATACGCTCGCGGCGCGCAGGATGATAAGTGTATCGGAGTTCAGTATCTTGAATCAATCAGGAAGTTGAAATCAAGAGGCTTCTCTCCTATCCGCACTGTTCACATCTCTTACGTCCCTGAAGAAGAGATCGGAGGATTCGACGGGATGGCAAAGTTCGCGGCCTCGTCGGATTTCACGGAGCTGAATGTTGGCTTCGCTATGGATGAAGGGCAAGCGAGTCCTGGAGATGAGTTTAGGGTTTTCTTCGCTGATCGGACTCCATGGGAGCTGGTGATCCGAGCTGAAGGCATCCCAGGGCATGGTGCTAAGCTTTATGACAATGGAGCTATGGAGAATTTGATGAAGAGTGTTGAATTAATCTCCAAGTTCAGGGAGACGCAGTTCGATTTCGTCAAAGCTGGGGAAGCTGCAAATTCGGAAGTTATCTCTGTGAATCCAGTTTATTTCAAAGCAGGAACTCCTTCCAACACT gGATTTGTGATGAATATGCAGCCTTCAGAGGCAGAAGCTGGGTATGATCTAAGGTTGCCTCCATTGGCTGATCCTGAtgttatgaagaaaagaattgcTGAGGAATGGGCTCCTTCTATTAGGAACATGACCTACACg ATAAAAGAGAAAGGGAAACTAAGAGACCATTTTGGACGACCGATAATGACTGCAACTAATGGTTCGAATCCTTGGTGGTCTGTCTTCAAGCAAGCTGTTGAAGCAACCGGAGGAAAACTCGCAAAGCCTGAAATATTGGCTTCAACCACAGATGCACGCTATATTCGCACTTTGGGAATTCCACTTGTCGGTTTCTCACCAATGATCAATACTCCTATCTTATTGCATGACCATAACGAG TTTCTTAAAGATACCGTGTTCTTGAAAGGAATAGAAGTATATGAATCGGTTATCAGCGCTTTAAGTTCCTTTGAGGGAGTATCTGATCAAGCGATCTGA